The genomic stretch GTCGAAGTAGAACTTATTTTTAGCCTGTTCTAATAATCGATTATTTGCATGCTGCACACCAATCACAGCAGTCGAGATGGAACTGCCATCAACGATACCGAACTCGTCGCTGCCGGTTACGAATTCACTCGGACGCTCGAGGACCTGATCCTCGACCTGCTTCAGGGAGAGTTTGCAGGAGTCATTCGCTCGCACAGCCGCGGTGAGGTGTATGGAGGCGAATAACCCCGACCTCGAGTTCCACGCGGATCGGGCAGAAGAGATGGTCGACGACGAGTACGTCGCTGTCACCCAGGAAACGTTCGTCGACACCGCGATCGAGGAGTTCCGCGCGTTCGAACCCGACTCTGACGAAACGACCGTCTATTATCTCTACGTCACCGACAACTCCGGCCGACTCGTCGGCGTCATGTCACTCCGGGAGCTACTCAACGCACCCGAAGACGATGTCGTCGAGGCGCACATGTCGACCGACCTCATTACGATCAACGCCACCGCTGATCCGGAGTACGCCGCGAGCGAGATGGCCGAACGGGACTTTCCAGCTCTGCCGGTCGTCGACGACGACGGCGTGTTAGTCGGCGTCTTGCGAACCGACGACATGATCGATGTCGTCGAGGAGGAAGCGACCGAAGACATCATGAAGAGCGCCGGTTTCTCGTTCGCCGATGTCGAAGCCAGTCGTTCGACGGCGATCCTCGAGTCCTCGATCACGAAAATTCTGCGGCTGCGCTTGCCGTGGTTGCTCGTTGCACTCGCCGGCGGACTCACCGCCGGACTGGTCATCGAAGGCTTCGAGGAGACCCTCGAGGCCATCATCGTGCTCGGCTTTTTCATCCCCGTCATTATGGACATGGGTGGCAACGTCGGCACGCAGGCCTCGACGATTTTCGTCCGCGGCCTCGCCGTCGGCCACATCGACGACCGAAACGCGATGCGCCATTTCAGGCGTGAGGCTGGCGTTGGTCTGACGATCGGCGTCATCATCGGCGCAATCGGCTCCGCGGCGGCGTACCTCTACCTGATGTACGTCCGCGGCCTCGAGGAACCCCTCGCAACGCACGGCGACGTACTCTCCGTGAGCGCCGTGTTGTTCGTCTCCCTCGCAGCCGTCTGTACGATCGCGAGCACGGTCGGCTACGTCGTGCCGTGGATCGCCCACAAACTGGGCTACGACCCGGCGGCCGTCTCCGACCCGCTCGTCACGACGGTCAAGGACATCACCGCGCTGGTGATCTACTTCGGGATGGCGACGCTGCTGCTCGGTCATCTGGTCTGATTCGAACGCGATTCAGAACGGAACCTTTTCTTTTCGCACACGGTCTCGAGCAATCGGCGACGGCATTCGAAACGGGGTTTCGGCGTGCGTTGCGTCGACTCGAGTTTCAAACGACTCCGACCGAGACGACTCCCCAGGCGAGGGCGATCGCACACAGCGAGAGGCCGAGGTTGCCCGCGGCGTTCGCCACGGCGAGGAGTCGATCGCCGCGTTCGTAGAGCTGGACGGTTTCGACGGAAAACGATGAGAAGGTCGTAAACGCCCCGCAGATGCCGATGCCGACCAGTTGGATCGTCGTGTCGCCCGCGCCCAGAAATGTCGCCAGCCCGAAGACGAAACTGCCGAGCACGTTGACCGCGAGCGTCGGCCACGGGAAGCGCTCGCTCGAGAACTGGAGGTAGACCCAGTGGCGTAACAGGGCGCCGATCGCACCGCCGGTGCCGACGACGTGTGCCGGTTCGGGCTCGAACGCGAGGCCCACTATCGACTCGACGCTCACGCCGTCTCACCCTCGGTTGTGCTCACGTCACCGCTGTCGCGAAACTGCCGGGCGAGTTCGCGACTCGCGATGACGGCGGCGAAGCCGAGTCCGTAGTTTCCGGCGACGATAGCGACGAAGAGGAACGGGTCGGCCGCCAGCGACGACTGGACGGCGAACGTGCTGTAGGTCGTCAGCGACGAGAGAAAACCGGTCGTGAAGACGGTTCGGGATCTGCTCCCGACGTATCCCGTGTATTCGGCCTCGTAGACGAGAAAGCCGAGCAGGAAGCAGCCGAGCACGTTGGCCAGCAAAACGGCCTGTATCTCGGTGAACGCGCCGAGTGCGAAGTACCGGAGATTCGCGCCAGCGAAGCCGCCGATGGCGATCAGGGCGAGCGTCTCGAGTCGAACGAGGGGGTGGTCTGCCATGGCTGATGGTGGTACAGGGACCGTCAGCCGTCCTCGCGGTCGGTGAGGGCCCGACGCGAGGCAGTCGGCAGTTGGATTAGGCGGGCCCCATCGCCCAGTTGTGTCGAGGTTCACACACCAGTGGCTTCAGAATTACGGTCTCACGACTCCGATGACGGTCTCCTGACCGTAGCGGGTCGCGATGGCCGACACAGAAGGAAAAGACCCAAGTTTAGACTTGCTCTAAACCAGACGATGGCAATCACCGAGGACGAGCGACGTGGGTTTACTCGAGCGTCGTGGGTCAACGTCCTCGGGAACGCAGCGAAAATCGTCGTCGAGGGGGCCGTCGGATTAGCCTTCGGCAGCGTCGCGCTGATCGCCGACGCGGCCCACTCGATCGCGGACCTGGTCGCGAGCGGCGTGGTCTTGATCTGGGGGCGCAGTTCCTACGACGAACCCGACGATACGCACCCCCACGGCCACGACCGGATCGAACCGCTGACCGCGCTGTTCGTCGGTGCGATGATCGCGCTCCTCGGATTGAATCTGCTCTACGAGTCGGCTCAGGGGATCCTTCAGGGCGTCGACGTCGTTTTTCACCCGTTGTTGCTCGGCGCGCTGGCGTTCGCGATCCTGGATATGCACCTCGTCTACCGCTACACGTCCCTCGTCAACGAGGACCTCGACTCGACGGCGCTCAAAGCGCTCGCGACGGACTGTCTGAACGACATCTACACCTCCTTCGCCGCCGTC from Natronorubrum sediminis encodes the following:
- the mgtE gene encoding magnesium transporter; the protein is MEANNPDLEFHADRAEEMVDDEYVAVTQETFVDTAIEEFRAFEPDSDETTVYYLYVTDNSGRLVGVMSLRELLNAPEDDVVEAHMSTDLITINATADPEYAASEMAERDFPALPVVDDDGVLVGVLRTDDMIDVVEEEATEDIMKSAGFSFADVEASRSTAILESSITKILRLRLPWLLVALAGGLTAGLVIEGFEETLEAIIVLGFFIPVIMDMGGNVGTQASTIFVRGLAVGHIDDRNAMRHFRREAGVGLTIGVIIGAIGSAAAYLYLMYVRGLEEPLATHGDVLSVSAVLFVSLAAVCTIASTVGYVVPWIAHKLGYDPAAVSDPLVTTVKDITALVIYFGMATLLLGHLV
- a CDS encoding fluoride efflux transporter FluC → MSVESIVGLAFEPEPAHVVGTGGAIGALLRHWVYLQFSSERFPWPTLAVNVLGSFVFGLATFLGAGDTTIQLVGIGICGAFTTFSSFSVETVQLYERGDRLLAVANAAGNLGLSLCAIALAWGVVSVGVV
- a CDS encoding fluoride efflux transporter FluC; this encodes MADHPLVRLETLALIAIGGFAGANLRYFALGAFTEIQAVLLANVLGCFLLGFLVYEAEYTGYVGSRSRTVFTTGFLSSLTTYSTFAVQSSLAADPFLFVAIVAGNYGLGFAAVIASRELARQFRDSGDVSTTEGETA
- a CDS encoding cation diffusion facilitator family transporter, producing the protein MAITEDERRGFTRASWVNVLGNAAKIVVEGAVGLAFGSVALIADAAHSIADLVASGVVLIWGRSSYDEPDDTHPHGHDRIEPLTALFVGAMIALLGLNLLYESAQGILQGVDVVFHPLLLGALAFAILDMHLVYRYTSLVNEDLDSTALKALATDCLNDIYTSFAAVVGVIGVLLGFPLLDPLAGALVSVLVVYQGVEISRENVDYLIGAAPHPEKRGEITETLREHPNVQGVHDLTVFYDGPVLEVEVHVEVDGDMPFRQAHDIESDLIDRLRALEDVGDAHVHLDPSGIGEWKDCRDDR